The sequence AAATGTTTATTCTTCATCATCCGTGCACATCTTGTTACATGATTGTTGCTCATTACAAACATCACTGAGCTGCTGACATGTTTTATTGTGTGTGAGGAGTCCTAGACAGACGAGAGGAGCAGCCATGAGTTTAACTGCAGCGCTGAGTGGATTTCTTGTCGTCCTTCTCTCGGTGTCAGGTACCGTATGTCTACATTTACCTTCACTGGAATCAGAGAGACCAACGTGGGCCAACATGGAGTCTGTAAACTGGAACTTCATTAAAATGCTGGATGTTTTTATCCAAGTTAAACAGTGATTTTACTTTGATGGATTCTTCATAACTGAACAAACTTTAGTGTTGTTAAACAGTCATTTCTGCCTGCAGCTTAATGAGCTGATTCAGACTCTCTGAAGCTgagactctctgttcctgatgGTGGAGATCATGAGGTTTCCATGCTCTGTGCAGATAACACAAGACAGTTTAGTTTTTACTCTACAATAGATGCTGTCAAGTGTTTCCTGTAAACTTTATGCTTTACATTTATCTGACTCTCACATTTAACTCAGCAACAAGTCGAAGGCAGAGAGAACAAACGGGCTAAAATAAGCAGAAAGAGTGTGATAATaaaactcttcctctttctctgctCAGTAAACTGAATCAGAGTTCTCTGGTTCACCACATCTCTGTTCCTTCACTGCATCCTGACACTCTATGATCTCCTCCCTCAGAGCAGATTGAGACTGACTGTGGAGAGCATGTGTTCATCTTCCAGTCTTCATCACACTGACCATGTGGAGCTGAGGGACCACTTTGTGTTTGGTTCCTGAGGCTGTTCGTTCTGACTGTGGGCTCTGATGTGCTCTGTGTTACAGCGGTTCAGGGTCAGAGTGACTGGAGTGTGACTTACAATCGTACATCGATCTGTGCTGTGAAAGGATCAACAGTGGAAATCAGCTGCACCTACACCCATCCATACGGAACATATTATAAAGTTATAAAAAGTTTCTGGTTCAGGGAAGGTGATGATAAAGCTCCTGTGGATCTGAGGACAGACTCGGACTACACAGGTCGTGTTCAGTATCTCTTTACAGGGAAAGTCTGCTCTCTGAGAATCACAGACCTGAGAGAGAGCGACTCAGCTCAGTACAAGTTTAGATTCATAACAAACCAACAAGTTGGAAGTTTTACTGGTTCACCTGGAGTCTTTTTGTCTGTCTCAGGTAACATTTTCTCTGAATCATCATTTGGCTCCAGATGCTTTTTGCATGTATGTAAGAACATAAATGACATTTCTGTTGTTTCTTCATGTGTTCAGCTCTCCAGGTGCAGGTGATCAGATCATCAGAGTACAAATGGGGTTATTACTGGGCAGAACTGAAATGTCACAGCAGTCGTCTGTCTGATCATCGTTCCTATGTCTGGACCAAGAATGAGCAGATAATTCGGAGAGGAACATCTTTTCCTATTTCAACCTCATTTTATCCTGCAGACAGAGTTTCCTGTGCTGTAAAAGGATACAAGGAGTGTCCCTCTCCATCAGTGTGTGAGTTCACTCAACAGTCTTCCACCAACATTTCACCATCTGGATGAGCCTTAAACATATTGTACTGCAGCCTAACTTGTAGTTAGCTGCTGATTTAAGAAGAGACAGTTTTATTCAGAACTGGGTGTCAAACATGTCTGGATGTTCAGGAGATTCTAACCACCAACGACACAGAAAACCACCTTTAAGGTTTCAGATGCTTCCACAGACATAAAAAACTCACGTTATTAGATGTTAAATGAGTTCATGCTTTCTTCTACAGATGCTCCAAAGCTTCCCTCTGTGTCAGTGAGTCCCTCTGCTGAGATAGAGGAGGGCAGTTCAGTGACTCTGACCTGCAGCAGTGATGCTAACCCAGCAGCTCAATACACCTGGTACAAGGAGAAGAATAATATTAAACTTCTCAATAAAGACTCACAGctcttcttcagctccatcCAGTCCTCTGACTCTGGACAGTATTACTGTTCAGCTACAAACCAGCTGGGGTGGAAGCGGTCAGGATACAGACGTATTGATGTGAAATGTGAGTAAAAGAAATGAGATTCATGAACATGTTTCCTTCAGCTCTGTCTGTTTAACACTGACATTCTGCTGCTGGACTTCACTGAGCAGCTGAAAGAGGAAGTTTTATTCCCAGTTGGCTCCCAGAGATAAATTCAGGAGATTCAAACCATCAGAGATCCTGAAAACCACCTCAAAGTTACACATGACTGAACAAACATGAGCACACATTAATCCAACCTGTGTCTCCTAGAAATGATGTTTCTATGCTGCTGATTTAATGAGTCAAACACATTTAGAAGCCTAATGTGGCAACATTCAGTGGATGGTAGGAAGGTCAACGTCTTTGTTCCCCTCACAGTTAAATTACAGAACAAACACCACAAACCATTaaatgatctctgtgacagtaaatctgaagaagaatgttcacaaaagaaaacatcaaaCACACATTGATCTCTTAGTTTGGACTCACCAAGACTGTAATTTCAATAACTGTATTGATCCAGCTCTGAATATCAATAATCAGTCAGACCATCGCTGCAGACTTTCAGACAcatttcagacatgtttgtgtGATATAATCTGACTGTGGTTACCTTCACAGATGTGGAGAAACGTTTAGTCCAGATGTGGCAGCAGCTGCAGTCAGTTTGATGAATTATGGAGACAGAAGTTTATCTTTAAAGGATTTGATTTCTGCTCTTCTTCACTGCTCATTTAGCTCAGACTTTACTCATGTTAAAGACACACTGTGGACTTTTGCAGCTCTCTGTGCATCAGGAAGAGACTGGAAAGGAGGGTCCAATGCATTCACTAAATCACATCCAGATCATATTACAGTTTAACATACACATCATCTTCTAAAGAACATTTCATGTTTTCTCCTGCAGATGCTCCAAAGCTTCCCTCTGTGTCAGTGAGTCCCTCTGCTGAGATAAAGGAGGGCAGTTCAGTGACTCTGACCTGCAGCAGTGATGCTAACCCAGCAGCTCAATACACCTGGTACAAGGAGGATCAAACACTGCATCATGGAGCAGGAGGAAGCTACCGTTTCACCTCCATCAGCTCTGAGGATAAAGGGATCTACTACTGCAAGTGTGAGAATCAGCATGGATGGATCAACTCTTCATCTCTCTTCTTAAATGTTCAGTGTAAGTCACATGaggctgttttgttttatgaaacaaaagTCCTCCAATAATTTAGAATATTTCTAATAATTTCAGCGATGTGTTTCTGCATACATGTTCTCCAGATGCTCCAAAGCTTCCCTCTGTGTCAGTGAGTCCCTCTGCTGAGATAGAGGAGGGCAGTTCAGTGACTCTGACCTGCAGCAGTGATGCTAACCCAGCAGCTCAATACACCTGGTACAAGGAGAAGAATAATATTAAACTTCTCAATAAAGACTCACAGctcttcttcagctccatcCAGTCCTCTGACTCTGGACAGTATTACTGTTCAGCTACAAACCAGCTGGGGTGGAAGCGGTCAGGATACAGACGTATTGATGTGAAATGTGAGTAAAAGAAATGAGATTCATGAACATGTTTCCTTCAGCTCTGTCTGTTTAACACTGACATTCTGCTGCTGGACTTCACTGAGCAGCTGAAAGAGGAAGTTTTATTCCCAGTTGGCTCCCAGAGATAAATTCAGGAGATTCAAACCATCAGAGATCCTGAAAACCACCTCAAAGTTACACATGACTGAACAAACATGAGCACACATTAATCCAACCTGTGTCTCCTAGAATTATGTTTCTATGCTGCTGATTTAATGAGTCAAACACATTTAGAAGCCTCATATGGCAACATTCAGTGGATGGTAGGAAGGTCAACGTCTTTGTTCCCCTCACAGTTAAATTACAGAACAAACCAGTCAGACCATCGCTGCAGACTTTCAGACACATTTCAGGCATGTTTGTGTGATCCCTGCAGAGGAAGCCCATTTTCGACCGTTTGTATCCacaatctcgttctttcggtcactacccacagctcgtgggtgagggtaggaacgtagattTGACGATGCTagcagaaccacatcatccacaaaaagctgagacccgattctgaggttgccaaaacgccctggctgcacctagaaattctgtccataaagattatgaacagaatcgttgacaaagggcagccctgagggagtccaaccctcaccggAAACACTTCTGACTTACTGCTGGTaatacggaccaaactctgacaccggtaaTCCAGAGACCAAGCAGCCCCTATCtaggggtccggcactccatactcccggagcacccccccaCAGGACttcccgagggacacggtcgaacgaccactctgattcagaggggggggggggccgttCCTACCAATCAcccccctccaggtctcactgtcatcgcacacgtgagcattgaagtcccccagcaggacgagggagtctcctgcaggagcactctccagtgcctcctccagggactccaaaaagtgtgggtactctgaactgctgtttggtgcataagcacaaacaacagtcaggaacCGTCCCCCCACCcgaaggcggagggaggctaccctctcgtcaaccggggtaaaccccaatgtgcaggcacacagccggggggcaatgaGTGTGCCCACACTCGCTCtgcgcctctcaccacgggcaactccagagtggaagagagtccaacccttCTCAAGGAgactggttccggagcccaagccgtgctattgagaatgaggagttgtcgtcatagtacagagccccgcccctatccgccatgttggcagaatgctagcgagaaaacgccattctctccgttcgtttacattgtatgcgtgtgtttttaaatcagtaagtttaaaccaagtgcggaattgcaagaacatgcctggaaatcactgctgtgtgaagaactgttccagtacctcacataatacgtttgggaaacataggaacaacgaaatacatttttttcggtttcctaaatggatgcagcatcagggagagcaggtgtctgacctgacgaggagacgccggattgcctggctggctggaccttactttcgattgcacccctccgtcgatgagagtgtgttctctgcattttcactcgggtacgttatctaaaaatctctttatgttgttgtctcttaaagctacgaagttactttatgttgttgcaaaccctgaagtgcacctgacgttgctgcctagctagctaactagcgaactgttgcctcttcgaaaatgctcaatttgcaaactgttgcctcttcgaaaattaatgttaactaccccctaatgtggctaatgtgttaatgtgtaccccttcagcccttttgtcataccatgagcagcgttaccctctcagtctgtatctttattttgcatgtgttctgtgatgggtttgccattgattgcataggtttttttcataaactatttattctgttgtaggtaagccatcatatgagatgttggagaaccacgctgactggacaaattcagctttttacattcaactgtacctgtgcacatgctgctcaaatgtgagggtgaaaacctaatgcctttagataagattgtcactgtttgctgtgccttaacgaacatgtgcaaaagtgttgtttgagttcattcctcattgttcattactttttaatttgtttgaaataaatgtttgagtgccttgttcattaccttttaatttgtttgaaataaatgcttgaaacaacttgatatggcttaacaatgtttattaacagaacaggaaaaaagaataagggcgcaaggtgcagaatgcaatatacctctaggaaaagttaacagtgcaaaagaacatgtgtgcattcagaataaaaagtataaaaatttccagcatgtaaacattgacaacaagcaataataaaataatactgttactagtgcaaaagaacaaagaaatactattcagcacaagaagagcaaaaccatggcgtgtcagcggagggtctgtccacaagccccacacaactgaagtgataccactggactggGTAAGTGGAGGCTCACAGAGTCTCTgtgaatgcaggacctgtaaaataaataaagtgaaataaactaaacagtaaaaagcatttatttcaagttacagtctacactttagacacattgataatggctgtaatctaaccaggacatgtacaccttgcattcaaaatgttaatggcttaaatctaaccaggaatgtacgccttgcaatcacacataagtaccctagccaacccagaactggtttgttcactttgcagcccccaacacaataacctgctacagtatgtgtcgttgggctaaaatcaaatgacaactaaatacctaaacataagctttagcatacatcaaaacattggaaacgtttgtgtacattgaacatctcgttaatctagtgtttacaaaacaagtcgcagttaattacgttgtcattttggtcaagaagtgtctaaatgcaatgtaattacaacacactaaaatgcatgacaagaaccttacctttgccataccaacgctgttatcatcaccagagccacctggaggcttgtagatggccaagtcctgcacccagccacagcagaaagtctcgtacaattccaaagatttgtgacttttaaactcctgcatagtgtagtaacttacaccaaacacaagataattgactatgtccatatatgtgcacggaggtaactggtccaggtctttgtgccattctgctgcagggagctcgtaaggatcaatattttggatgctggacagtttctccaaataccgctgctttgcgcttgtaataagcttgtccctgcaaggtcccttttctttcgcctcatctctctccattgctttgctttctttctttcttttgtattcgtctctgccctgccgaaatgacaaatgcgggaggatatccgttaagttaatggcgttgcccctggcaaccaatagattcttctgccaacatggccgatcggccgaccggagtcacgtgagttctcattctcaataggcgcATTCCATCTGTAGGaccctttggcagttcctataaccttttcaggaacggggacattttttcccgtattcggacatacaggaactcgggaccatcgccctcagttcctgtaaccatttagctccttctccgaggctgggtctgttctgggttctataggaacacatctgacggaggtgtttggtggtcggtagctacgccgcTTGTCATGTTGtgacggctgaaatgtttcctcataggacacggacacaacctgcgggtgtttaataagttaaacttacacgtcgcctcctttgtctgcggcgctctgctctccttccttcatgaaaccaagaagtatcgcctgcgctcgatcctgccTCTCTccgtgtgctcttccagcctcgacgttagacgcccgatgtgatcgtccatgattaatatcaccatcatgcagaccatgaacacggtggcctccccgctctccatattagcttcttggtggtgtttttttcttctctccttacttttcgcgggttttgttttgttctgttttgttgttgaatgtggcgctaaagtaacacgtcgctgtcgcagacggctgcgccgcatcagtctctattagggtcccgactcatgtgcgaatgcaaaatgaaacagttcccctggggaagggcagttattagaacAGAATTCCAGGTGGACCGTtcctagaactgcgttcttagaactgcgttcttagaactgctctgtccgaatgcggcttatATCTAGctggaaccgctcagcctcgtacaccagctcaggctccttccccaacagagaggtgacgttccacgtctcaagagccagcttcagtagccgaggatcagaccgccaaggtctccacCTCCGGCTGCCACCCaactcacattgcacccgaacAAACACATCATCTTCTAATGAACATTTCATGTTTTCTCCTGCAGATGCTCCAAAGCTTCCCTCTGTGTCAGTGAGTCCCTCTGCTGAGATAGAGGAGGGCAGTTCAGTGACTCTGACCTGCAGCAGTGATGCTGACCCAGCAGCTCAATACACCTGGTACAAGGAGGATCAAACACTGCATCAAGGAGCAGGAGGAAGCTACCGTTTCCCCTCCATCAGCTCTGAGGATAAAGGGAACTACTACTGCAAGTGTGAGAATCAGTATGGATGGATCAACTCTTCATCTCTCTTCTTAAATGTTCAGTGTAAGTCACATGaggctgttttgttttatgaaacaaaagTCCTCCAATAATTTAGAATATTTCTAATAATTTCAGTGATGTGTTTCTGCATACATGTTCTCCAGATGCTCCAAAGCTTCCCTCTGTGTCAGTGAGTCCCTCTGCTGAGATAGAGGAGGGCAGTTCAGTGACTCTGACCTGCAGCAGTGATGCTAACCCAGCAGCTCAATACACCTGGtacaaggaggaggaagagtccCCAAAAGCTTCAGGACAGAACTTCACCATCGCTGACGTCAGACTTGAACACAGTGGAAATTATTCCTGTGAAGCTCAGAACACAAGAGGAAGTCAGAACTCCACAGTTCTTCTGACGGTTGTTCCAGGTGATCTTTTATATTCAGTTAATATTTCATGTGGTTTTAATGACTGATTGGCTGTGATGAGGTCATGTGACTCGGGTCGTTTTATTTCACAGTACCTAGAAGGTGCATGACCTCCTTCCAGATAATCTTCTTATAAAGTTCACATTCTACCAAAACTGTAAATATTCTGTAAATAACTATAATTTCATCATGTTTGATTTTCATATCTGAAAATCTGTGATGCTGCTTTTCTGTAAAAACATCTATTTTTTATCCAGAAGAATCACTTCAACATTTGATCCTCCTGAAGcttcatccattttcttttcccAGTTAAACTGAAGTTGTTTTTAAATATCTAATTTGAAGAACTGAGGGTTGAACAGACTGTAAACTCTCCTGAGGTAAATGTGTGATCTGTAACCTTCAGCTGCTTATATAATATTAATTTGGCTTTTTACTGAATTATCCAAGATATGAATCCACAATGAAAATAATCAGCCACATCCCAATAGTGAGAAATAAGATTTTATAATTACAGCAGGTAATGAAATATATTGTCTGATGGTTTGTGTTCCAGATTATTTTAATGTAGTCTTTGCATGTGGTCCTGTAACACTCAGTCAAGTTAAGGTTCCTCCAATGGACACgagaacattacattacattacattacggtcattttgcagacgcttttatccaaagcgacttacaataagtgtgttccacatcggtaggcaaaagaacttcaggtcacaagaaatcataagtgcatttccttccaaaaccaaacagctaagagcataactagtgccaGAGTAAATgcgataagttaggtacctagacaaatgggaagacaatttagaaaacaaagacaatttaggaaacaaataagtgcgtaaggagctaggacgaaacaggtgatgtcctaagagggcggatcagggtagtgtttctgtgaagaggtgggttttcagcctgcggcgaaagatgggcagcgactcagctgtcctgacatcagtcgggaaatcgttccaccatcggggtgccagaacagagaaaagccgtgaccgtgtcgatcgtgctcagggaccgctgagtgacggggcagccaggcgcctggagagcga is a genomic window of Odontesthes bonariensis isolate fOdoBon6 chromosome 4, fOdoBon6.hap1, whole genome shotgun sequence containing:
- the LOC142378595 gene encoding B-cell receptor CD22-like isoform X1 yields the protein MMFRGVFGFALCANQKKEEGNITSRLSFCLQLTADTQGAYLYRRLSLSSPRQTRGAAMSLTAALSGFLVVLLSVSAVQGQSDWSVTYNRTSICAVKGSTVEISCTYTHPYGTYYKVIKSFWFREGDDKAPVDLRTDSDYTGRVQYLFTGKVCSLRITDLRESDSAQYKFRFITNQQVGSFTGSPGVFLSVSALQVQVIRSSEYKWGYYWAELKCHSSRLSDHRSYVWTKNEQIIRRGTSFPISTSFYPADRVSCAVKGYKECPSPSVYAPKLPSVSVSPSAEIEEGSSVTLTCSSDANPAAQYTWYKEKNNIKLLNKDSQLFFSSIQSSDSGQYYCSATNQLGWKRSGYRRIDVKYAPKLPSVSVSPSAEIKEGSSVTLTCSSDANPAAQYTWYKEDQTLHHGAGGSYRFTSISSEDKGIYYCKCENQHGWINSSSLFLNVQYAPKLPSVSVSPSAEIEEGSSVTLTCSSDANPAAQYTWYKEKNNIKLLNKDSQLFFSSIQSSDSGQYYCSATNQLGWKRSGYRRIDVKYAPKLPSVSVSPSAEIEEGSSVTLTCSSDADPAAQYTWYKEDQTLHQGAGGSYRFPSISSEDKGNYYCKCENQYGWINSSSLFLNVQYAPKLPSVSVSPSAEIEEGSSVTLTCSSDANPAAQYTWYKEEEESPKASGQNFTIADVRLEHSGNYSCEAQNTRGSQNSTVLLTVVPGAVQSTAAAVTAAVLLPLVFLSACLWIRTKRTSNGSSEPELRADGREQCVGGQGKPEEQDEPQYASVHFSNNQADPMYSNNRAAQPHRHSEEVTEYAVVRFHRVSPAPRAEETREDASVLYSTINKTR
- the LOC142378595 gene encoding B-cell receptor CD22-like isoform X2; this encodes MSLTAALSGFLVVLLSVSAVQGQSDWSVTYNRTSICAVKGSTVEISCTYTHPYGTYYKVIKSFWFREGDDKAPVDLRTDSDYTGRVQYLFTGKVCSLRITDLRESDSAQYKFRFITNQQVGSFTGSPGVFLSVSALQVQVIRSSEYKWGYYWAELKCHSSRLSDHRSYVWTKNEQIIRRGTSFPISTSFYPADRVSCAVKGYKECPSPSVYAPKLPSVSVSPSAEIEEGSSVTLTCSSDANPAAQYTWYKEKNNIKLLNKDSQLFFSSIQSSDSGQYYCSATNQLGWKRSGYRRIDVKYAPKLPSVSVSPSAEIKEGSSVTLTCSSDANPAAQYTWYKEDQTLHHGAGGSYRFTSISSEDKGIYYCKCENQHGWINSSSLFLNVQYAPKLPSVSVSPSAEIEEGSSVTLTCSSDANPAAQYTWYKEKNNIKLLNKDSQLFFSSIQSSDSGQYYCSATNQLGWKRSGYRRIDVKYAPKLPSVSVSPSAEIEEGSSVTLTCSSDADPAAQYTWYKEDQTLHQGAGGSYRFPSISSEDKGNYYCKCENQYGWINSSSLFLNVQYAPKLPSVSVSPSAEIEEGSSVTLTCSSDANPAAQYTWYKEEEESPKASGQNFTIADVRLEHSGNYSCEAQNTRGSQNSTVLLTVVPGAVQSTAAAVTAAVLLPLVFLSACLWIRTKRTSNGSSEPELRADGREQCVGGQGKPEEQDEPQYASVHFSNNQADPMYSNNRAAQPHRHSEEVTEYAVVRFHRVSPAPRAEETREDASVLYSTINKTR